One Flagellimonas sp. CMM7 genomic region harbors:
- a CDS encoding electron transfer flavoprotein subunit beta/FixA family protein: MKILVCISSVPDTTSKINFAEGDTKFDTNGVQFVINPNDEFGLTRAMWFKEKQGAAVHVATVGGAQTEPTIRKALAIGADEAIRINAEPTDGFFVARQLAEVVKNGGYDLVIAGRESIDYNGGMVPGILATLLDMNFVNTCIGLEVDDSGATAMREIDGGKETISTSLPLVVGGQKGLVEESDLRIPNMRGIMMARKKALNVVEPIDAPKLTNDQKFEKPAAKGPVKLVDAENVGELVNLLHNEAKVI, translated from the coding sequence ATGAAGATTTTAGTTTGCATTAGCAGCGTACCGGACACCACTTCTAAAATCAATTTTGCGGAAGGGGACACCAAGTTTGATACAAACGGCGTACAATTTGTGATTAATCCCAATGATGAATTTGGATTAACCCGAGCCATGTGGTTTAAAGAAAAACAAGGAGCCGCAGTGCATGTAGCAACGGTAGGTGGAGCACAAACCGAGCCTACAATACGCAAAGCACTGGCCATTGGGGCTGACGAAGCCATACGAATAAACGCAGAGCCCACTGATGGTTTTTTTGTTGCAAGACAATTAGCAGAAGTAGTGAAAAATGGCGGATATGACCTTGTCATAGCCGGAAGGGAATCTATTGATTACAATGGTGGTATGGTTCCCGGAATCTTGGCCACACTTTTAGATATGAATTTTGTGAATACCTGCATTGGTCTTGAAGTTGATGATAGCGGTGCAACTGCCATGCGTGAGATTGATGGCGGTAAAGAAACCATTAGCACCTCTCTTCCTTTAGTAGTAGGAGGTCAAAAAGGATTGGTAGAGGAAAGTGACTTACGCATTCCCAACATGCGTGGAATCATGATGGCGAGAAAAAAAGCATTAAATGTGGTTGAGCCAATAGATGCACCAAAACTCACCAACGATCAAAAATTTGAAAAACCTGCCGCCAAGGGACCCGTTAAATTGGTCGATGCGGAAAATGTGGGAGAGTTAGTAAATCTGTTGCATAACGAAGCTAAAGTGATTTAA
- a CDS encoding phytanoyl-CoA dioxygenase family protein has protein sequence MNLDILQQPFPLSKAQIDFYQQNAFIKIKEVLPPNVLAHINAVISTKVNELNTQTTALDERDTYGKAFLQIFNLWTQDEQIKEIMFSKRLAQLASDLMEVDGVRMYHDQALFKEGGGGITPWHADQYYWPLSTEKVITAWIPLQGVPMEMGPLEFAAGSQNILTGRDLSISDESEALIGEKLRLTDCTKISEPFDIGEISFHSGWIFHRAGANTTDQTRKVMTAIYMDKDMVLKEPENDGQINDWKTWCPGVKIGSIIDSHLNPVLFEQ, from the coding sequence ATGAATCTCGACATCCTTCAACAACCTTTTCCTTTAAGCAAGGCACAAATCGATTTTTATCAACAAAATGCTTTTATAAAAATCAAAGAAGTACTGCCTCCAAACGTGCTTGCCCATATCAATGCAGTGATATCAACCAAAGTAAACGAGCTAAATACCCAAACCACTGCCCTTGATGAGCGTGATACCTATGGCAAGGCTTTTTTACAGATTTTTAATCTATGGACCCAAGATGAACAGATCAAGGAAATTATGTTCAGTAAACGGTTGGCACAATTAGCTTCTGATCTCATGGAAGTAGATGGTGTGCGTATGTACCATGACCAAGCTCTCTTTAAAGAAGGTGGTGGAGGCATAACCCCTTGGCATGCCGATCAGTATTATTGGCCATTGTCCACCGAAAAGGTCATTACCGCCTGGATTCCCTTACAAGGAGTACCCATGGAAATGGGACCACTTGAATTTGCCGCTGGCAGTCAAAACATTTTAACAGGCAGGGACTTATCCATTAGCGATGAAAGTGAGGCCTTAATTGGAGAAAAATTACGTTTAACAGATTGTACCAAAATATCTGAACCTTTTGATATTGGGGAAATTAGTTTTCATTCTGGATGGATTTTCCACAGAGCGGGTGCAAACACCACCGATCAAACCAGAAAGGTGATGACAGCCATTTACATGGACAAGGACATGGTTTTAAAAGAACCGGAAAACGATGGTCAAATAAATGACTGGAAAACATGGTGTCCAGGCGTGAAAATTGGTTCGATCATCGATTCACATCTGAACCCTGTTCTTTTTGAGCAATAA
- a CDS encoding DUF5686 family protein, with the protein MKSFLFIFFFSSCFFAFSQTKVGGIVVDETGSPVAFANIIFKDSSEGTITNDNGRFYLESDETYSTVLISFIGYETKEIVLDQKVNYNMEIALQESAEQLKEVIVYTGKQSKKNNPAIEILKKIWAKKRENGVRKFKQYQYDKYEKVEFDLNTIDSALIKSKLFKGLEFMFADLDTSRITGKTYLPMFLNESFSKIYGDNIIGEEKEDVLGNKNSGFSGNQAITAFVEDLYSDYDIYDNYLKFFDKSFTSPLSKTGVDTYNYVLSDSTFIDNKWCYNIIYYPRRQNELTFKGDFWVADTTYAIKKINLQVTKSANINWVKEIYIEQEFDVVNDSVFLLKRDYMLSDFSFSKKEKSRGVYGKRTTVFDNYKFDTERPEEFYKAESDPYDPRVFSRDSTFWKNARLETLNEDESGIFKLLDTLKTVPKFRTYYDIVSILGSGYIEIDKWNIDIGNIYSVLGFNDAEGTRVRLGARTYFGQNDTWRLEGYMAYGFTDKKAKHGFSAKFLLDRKSRLIFSGGNRRDIEQLGLSLTSTNDVLGRSIASSSLVTVGANDRLTNINLSTLNFEVEPAKNLRLRLGGSFRTLSSALPDAFGLDYIDPDSPTGISSEVKQFDLNTTLIYTPGKRTIGYGVERVSINDDHSTLLLNYTKGVRGFLESDFDYEKIQFSYRQPWQIGGFGRLTSSIELGKTFGEVPLSLLSVVPGNQTLFTLYNTFPNLDFYEFVTDTYATLHLEHNFNGRLFSRIPFLRKLNLREIVGIRGAWGQLSDENIALNAPSNIPLIAPEDQIYWEYSFGIGNIFKILRIDFNFRGNYLDNPDARPFGITGTFGFNF; encoded by the coding sequence ATGAAAAGCTTCCTTTTTATTTTTTTCTTCTCATCTTGTTTTTTTGCTTTCTCCCAAACAAAGGTTGGAGGTATTGTTGTGGATGAAACAGGTTCTCCTGTAGCCTTTGCCAATATTATTTTTAAAGATTCTTCCGAAGGAACTATTACTAATGATAATGGACGTTTTTATCTAGAGTCCGATGAAACCTATAGTACAGTTCTTATTTCTTTTATAGGATATGAAACAAAAGAAATTGTGCTTGACCAGAAGGTAAACTACAATATGGAGATTGCTTTGCAGGAATCTGCCGAGCAGCTCAAGGAAGTAATCGTATACACCGGTAAACAATCAAAAAAGAACAATCCCGCCATAGAAATATTGAAAAAGATATGGGCAAAGAAACGGGAAAATGGAGTTCGAAAATTTAAGCAATACCAATACGACAAATATGAAAAGGTAGAATTTGATCTTAATACCATAGATAGTGCCTTGATCAAGAGTAAACTCTTTAAAGGTTTGGAGTTCATGTTTGCGGACTTGGATACTTCAAGAATAACAGGTAAGACCTACCTACCTATGTTTTTAAACGAGAGTTTTTCCAAAATTTATGGTGACAATATTATAGGTGAAGAAAAAGAAGATGTATTGGGGAATAAAAACTCAGGCTTTAGTGGAAACCAGGCCATAACTGCTTTTGTTGAAGATTTGTACTCAGATTATGACATTTATGATAATTACCTAAAGTTTTTTGATAAGAGTTTTACCAGCCCGCTTTCCAAAACAGGTGTGGATACCTATAATTATGTACTATCTGATAGTACATTTATTGATAATAAGTGGTGTTACAATATTATTTACTATCCCAGGCGACAAAATGAACTTACGTTTAAAGGGGATTTTTGGGTAGCCGATACTACCTACGCTATTAAAAAAATTAACCTTCAAGTAACTAAAAGTGCCAACATAAATTGGGTAAAGGAAATTTATATTGAGCAAGAATTTGATGTTGTTAACGATTCTGTCTTTCTGCTCAAAAGAGATTATATGTTGAGTGATTTTAGTTTTTCCAAAAAGGAAAAATCACGAGGTGTTTATGGCAAGCGGACCACAGTTTTTGATAATTATAAATTCGATACAGAGCGTCCGGAAGAATTTTACAAAGCTGAATCTGACCCCTACGACCCTCGAGTGTTTTCAAGAGATAGTACCTTCTGGAAAAATGCTAGGCTTGAAACACTTAACGAAGATGAATCTGGTATATTTAAATTGTTGGATACCTTAAAAACGGTTCCTAAATTTAGAACCTATTATGATATTGTCAGTATACTTGGTTCTGGTTATATAGAGATTGATAAATGGAATATTGATATAGGTAATATCTACAGTGTTCTCGGGTTCAACGACGCTGAAGGAACTCGCGTTAGACTAGGCGCGAGAACTTACTTTGGTCAGAATGATACTTGGCGCTTAGAAGGATATATGGCCTACGGATTTACCGATAAGAAAGCCAAACATGGTTTTTCCGCTAAATTTTTATTGGATAGGAAATCAAGGTTAATTTTCTCAGGGGGTAATCGGAGGGATATTGAACAGTTGGGATTAAGTCTCACAAGTACCAATGATGTTTTGGGCAGGAGTATTGCTTCTTCATCTTTGGTAACGGTTGGTGCCAATGATCGGCTGACGAATATAAATCTATCAACACTAAATTTTGAAGTAGAACCCGCAAAGAACCTAAGATTAAGGTTAGGCGGTTCTTTCAGAACATTGAGTTCTGCTTTGCCCGATGCGTTTGGCCTGGATTATATTGATCCAGATTCCCCAACAGGTATTTCTTCCGAAGTAAAACAATTTGACCTAAACACCACCTTAATATACACCCCTGGAAAAAGAACTATAGGTTATGGAGTAGAACGTGTTAGCATAAATGATGACCATAGCACACTTCTTCTTAATTATACCAAAGGAGTGCGTGGATTCTTGGAAAGTGATTTTGATTACGAGAAGATTCAATTTTCGTACAGACAACCATGGCAAATAGGTGGTTTTGGTAGGTTAACGAGCAGTATAGAACTTGGTAAAACTTTTGGTGAGGTACCGTTGAGTTTATTAAGCGTAGTTCCTGGAAACCAGACACTTTTTACCTTATATAATACTTTTCCTAATCTGGATTTTTATGAATTTGTAACGGATACTTATGCTACATTACACTTAGAACATAATTTTAATGGACGGTTATTCTCAAGAATCCCATTTTTAAGAAAGTTAAACCTTAGAGAAATTGTGGGAATACGAGGAGCATGGGGTCAACTCTCGGATGAAAATATAGCTTTGAATGCACCCTCCAATATTCCATTGATCGCGCCTGAAGACCAAATTTATTGGGAGTATTCATTCGGAATAGGCAATATCTTTAAGATTCTTAGAATTGATTTTAATTTTAGAGGGAATTATTTGGATAACCCAGATGCACGGCCATTTGGTATTACCGGGACGTTCGGATTTAATTTTTAA
- a CDS encoding thymidylate synthase — MKQYHDLLKHVLEHGNQKGDRTGTGTLSVFGYQMRFDLYEGFPMVTTKKLHLKSIVHELLWFLKGDTNVGYLQENGVRIWNEWADENGDLGPVYGHQWRNWNSEEIDQIKEVIATLKSNPNSRRMLVSAWNPSVLPDTSVSFSDNVAQGKAALPPCHAFFQFYVADGKLSCQLYQRSADIFLGVPFNIASYALFTMMMAQVCGYEPGDFIHTFGDAHIYNNHMEQVELQLSRDQRPLPKMNLNPSVKDIFQFTFDDFELVDYNPHPHIKGIVAV; from the coding sequence ATGAAGCAATACCACGACTTACTAAAACATGTATTGGAACACGGAAACCAGAAAGGTGACCGCACAGGAACAGGAACCCTAAGTGTTTTTGGTTATCAAATGCGGTTTGACCTATACGAAGGTTTTCCTATGGTGACCACTAAAAAATTGCACTTAAAATCTATTGTGCACGAGTTATTATGGTTTTTAAAAGGTGATACCAATGTGGGTTATTTGCAAGAGAATGGAGTCCGTATATGGAATGAATGGGCAGATGAAAATGGGGATTTAGGACCCGTTTATGGCCACCAATGGCGCAATTGGAACAGCGAAGAGATTGACCAAATAAAAGAAGTGATTGCAACCCTAAAAAGCAATCCCAATAGTAGACGTATGTTGGTATCCGCTTGGAACCCAAGCGTATTGCCAGACACATCGGTTTCTTTTTCTGATAATGTGGCGCAAGGTAAAGCGGCTTTACCTCCTTGTCATGCATTTTTCCAGTTTTATGTGGCGGATGGAAAACTTTCCTGTCAACTATACCAACGAAGTGCAGATATCTTTTTGGGCGTACCATTCAATATTGCTTCTTATGCATTATTTACCATGATGATGGCTCAGGTATGTGGGTACGAACCTGGGGATTTTATCCACACCTTTGGTGATGCCCATATTTACAATAACCATATGGAGCAAGTGGAACTGCAATTAAGTCGTGACCAAAGACCATTGCCCAAGATGAACCTCAATCCTTCAGTAAAAGACATTTTCCAATTTACTTTTGATGATTTTGAGTTAGTAGACTATAATCCACACCCGCATATAAAAGGGATTGTGGCGGTGTAG
- a CDS encoding bifunctional nuclease family protein produces MSLVRLKIKGISYSQTQNGAYALILNEVEGDRKLPIVIGAFEAQSIAIALEKEIKPPRPLTHDLFKNFADRFAIVVKQVIIHKLVDGVFYSSIICERDKVEEIVDARTSDAIALALRFDAPIFTYKTILDKAGIFLKFSSKENEENDDDDSIVVDEILQEGETVEIESGASSQGYRELTLEELHKELDKAVANEDYEKAAKLRDEISKRK; encoded by the coding sequence ATGAGCTTAGTACGATTAAAAATAAAGGGGATATCTTACAGCCAGACACAAAATGGTGCGTATGCCCTTATTTTAAATGAAGTTGAAGGAGATAGAAAACTTCCAATTGTTATTGGTGCCTTTGAAGCACAATCCATTGCAATTGCCCTTGAAAAAGAAATAAAGCCTCCTAGACCTTTAACCCATGATTTGTTTAAAAACTTTGCGGACAGATTTGCTATTGTGGTCAAGCAGGTTATCATCCACAAACTTGTGGACGGCGTTTTTTATTCAAGTATTATCTGTGAAAGGGACAAGGTTGAAGAAATTGTAGATGCCCGCACAAGTGATGCCATTGCCCTAGCGCTTCGCTTTGATGCTCCAATTTTCACCTATAAAACCATTTTGGACAAGGCAGGAATCTTCCTTAAATTCTCCTCCAAGGAAAATGAGGAAAACGATGATGATGACAGTATAGTGGTGGACGAAATCCTTCAGGAGGGGGAAACGGTTGAAATTGAGTCTGGAGCATCATCGCAAGGATATAGAGAACTTACCCTAGAAGAATTACATAAAGAATTGGATAAAGCAGTTGCCAATGAAGACTACGAAAAGGCTGCCAAACTACGAGACGAAATTTCCAAGCGCAAATAA
- a CDS encoding arylsulfatase has translation MRLKIGNIFVLACSCLLLCSVKGFAQEKPHPNVILIMTDDQGYGDLGITGNPHVQTPVIDEFAAESVRFNNFYVSPVCAPTRSSLLTGRYSLRTGIRDTYNGGAIMASSEVTIAEILKQGGYKTGVFGKWHLGDNYPSRPNDQGFDESLIHLSGGMGQVGDITTYFKGDRSYFDPVLWHNNKKEAYNGYCSDIFTEEAIVFVEKNKDSPFFCYLSFNAPHTPLQVPEKYYQKYKDIDPASGFEDDSRPFSKMTEKDKEDARKVYAMVSNIDDNLGKLFKKLDDLNISDNTLVIFMTDNGPQQTRYVGGMRGRKGTVYQGGVRVPFYVRHPSSFEKNIDIETMASHIDVLPTIAQVCNVDLPKERTIDGKSLLPLIMDKEVDWGNRPMFFYWTRRYPEPYFNMALQKGGYKLVGKTNYNAPIKDFELFDLVKDPYEQNNIVLENKNLAKDLKAELDGIYNELIASENLIDQPRIIVGSEQENPIILNRNDAGGQRGIWDQEEIYGKWRVSMEKGHYNIKIKFIKPVKANGKMYIEANTLVKQMVNKKEDTDIIEMKNVFFPKMDCDLIPFYAIDSKNIFPFWVEMQKID, from the coding sequence ATGAGACTAAAAATTGGAAACATCTTTGTGCTGGCATGCTCTTGTTTGTTATTATGTTCTGTTAAAGGTTTTGCTCAGGAAAAACCACATCCAAACGTTATATTGATCATGACCGATGATCAGGGCTATGGTGACCTTGGCATTACAGGAAATCCACATGTACAAACCCCAGTGATAGATGAATTCGCTGCCGAAAGTGTTCGTTTTAACAACTTTTATGTCTCCCCGGTATGTGCTCCAACCCGTTCAAGTCTTTTGACAGGGCGATATTCGTTGCGCACAGGCATAAGGGATACGTACAATGGCGGTGCAATAATGGCATCAAGCGAGGTTACCATAGCCGAAATCCTAAAACAAGGAGGTTACAAAACAGGAGTTTTTGGCAAATGGCATTTGGGTGATAATTACCCAAGTAGACCAAATGACCAAGGTTTTGATGAATCCTTGATACATCTTTCCGGTGGAATGGGACAAGTCGGTGATATCACCACATATTTTAAAGGTGACAGAAGTTATTTTGATCCCGTACTGTGGCACAATAATAAGAAAGAAGCCTATAACGGTTATTGCTCGGATATTTTTACAGAAGAAGCTATAGTGTTTGTTGAAAAAAATAAAGATTCGCCCTTCTTCTGTTATCTCTCTTTTAATGCTCCGCACACACCTTTACAAGTGCCGGAAAAGTATTATCAAAAATATAAGGACATTGACCCGGCATCTGGTTTTGAGGATGATAGCAGACCCTTTTCAAAAATGACAGAAAAAGATAAAGAGGATGCCCGAAAAGTGTATGCTATGGTATCAAATATTGATGACAATTTAGGCAAACTCTTTAAAAAACTGGATGATCTAAATATTTCAGATAATACGCTCGTAATTTTTATGACCGACAATGGTCCGCAACAAACCAGATATGTGGGTGGTATGCGAGGTCGTAAAGGAACTGTTTATCAAGGCGGGGTCCGAGTGCCATTTTATGTTAGACATCCTTCATCTTTTGAGAAAAATATTGATATTGAAACCATGGCCTCACATATTGATGTCTTGCCAACAATAGCGCAAGTGTGCAATGTTGATTTACCGAAAGAAAGAACAATTGATGGTAAAAGTCTGTTACCCCTAATCATGGACAAAGAGGTTGATTGGGGCAACCGCCCCATGTTTTTTTATTGGACAAGACGTTATCCAGAACCTTATTTTAATATGGCATTACAAAAAGGAGGTTATAAACTGGTTGGAAAGACAAATTACAATGCCCCTATCAAGGACTTTGAGTTGTTCGACCTTGTAAAAGATCCATACGAACAAAATAACATCGTATTGGAAAATAAAAATCTAGCAAAAGACTTAAAAGCAGAGCTTGATGGTATCTACAATGAATTGATAGCTTCTGAGAATCTCATTGACCAACCCCGTATTATTGTTGGAAGTGAACAGGAGAATCCTATCATTTTAAACAGAAATGATGCTGGAGGACAACGTGGAATTTGGGATCAGGAGGAAATATATGGTAAATGGAGGGTCAGTATGGAAAAAGGGCACTATAACATAAAAATTAAGTTTATTAAGCCCGTTAAAGCCAATGGCAAAATGTATATAGAAGCCAATACCTTGGTGAAACAAATGGTAAACAAAAAAGAGGATACTGACATTATTGAGATGAAAAACGTCTTCTTTCCTAAAATGGATTGCGATTTGATACCCTTCTATGCCATCGACTCAAAAAATATATTCCCATTTTGGGTTGAAATGCAAAAGATAGATTAA
- a CDS encoding pyruvate dehydrogenase complex E1 component subunit beta, translated as MKTLQFREAIQQAMSEEMRKDDSIYLMGEEVAEYNGAYKASKGMLDEFGPERVIDTPISELGFSGIGVGSAMIGNRPIIEFMTFNFALVGIDQIINNAAKIRQMSAGQFPCPIVFRGPTASAGQLAATHSQAFESWYANCPGLKVVVPSNPADAKGLLKSAIRDDDPVIFMESEQMYGDKGEVPEGEFTIPIGVADVKREGTDVTIVSFGKIIKEAYKAADELQKEGISCEIIDLRTVRPMDYDAILTSVKKTNRLVVLEEAWPFGNVATEITYQVQDKAFDYLDAPVVKINTADTPAPYSPVLLAEWLPNHEDVIKAVKKVLYK; from the coding sequence ATGAAAACACTACAGTTTAGAGAGGCTATCCAACAGGCAATGTCCGAAGAGATGCGAAAAGATGATTCCATATACTTAATGGGAGAAGAAGTTGCTGAATACAATGGGGCCTATAAGGCTTCTAAAGGAATGTTGGATGAGTTTGGTCCAGAACGCGTCATTGATACTCCAATTTCTGAATTAGGTTTTTCAGGTATTGGTGTGGGTTCTGCAATGATTGGAAACCGACCAATTATTGAGTTTATGACATTCAACTTTGCTTTGGTAGGAATTGACCAAATTATAAATAATGCTGCGAAGATCAGACAAATGTCCGCTGGTCAGTTTCCTTGCCCCATAGTTTTTAGAGGGCCAACGGCTTCCGCAGGACAATTGGCGGCAACACATTCCCAAGCTTTTGAAAGCTGGTATGCCAATTGCCCAGGATTAAAAGTTGTTGTACCGTCTAACCCAGCTGATGCCAAGGGATTATTAAAATCTGCAATCCGTGATGATGACCCAGTTATTTTTATGGAATCAGAACAAATGTATGGAGACAAGGGAGAGGTGCCCGAAGGAGAATTTACTATTCCAATAGGTGTTGCGGATGTAAAAAGGGAAGGAACAGATGTAACCATCGTTTCTTTTGGAAAAATTATAAAAGAAGCATATAAGGCTGCGGATGAACTTCAAAAAGAAGGAATTAGTTGTGAGATTATTGACTTGCGTACGGTTCGCCCCATGGATTATGATGCTATTTTAACTTCTGTTAAGAAAACCAATAGACTGGTAGTTTTGGAAGAAGCTTGGCCTTTTGGCAATGTTGCTACTGAGATTACGTACCAAGTACAAGACAAAGCGTTTGATTATTTAGATGCTCCAGTTGTAAAAATAAACACGGCAGATACTCCAGCACCCTATTCTCCTGTGCTGTTGGCGGAATGGTTACCAAATCATGAAGATGTGATCAAAGCTGTTAAGAAAGTGTTATATAAATAA
- a CDS encoding NupC/NupG family nucleoside CNT transporter, protein MGKKTKSFLILLLFICVTSYGQTVVPADSLNNVIDTTIIDDISTQEPPQLIPNQGFTFNTLWRGVLGMAVLIFISFLFSSNRRAINWKTVGIGLGLQLLIAIGVLKVPLVKLIFEKIGEVFVNILDFTRTGSKFLFEGLVVDMDTFGFIFAFQVLPTIIFFSALTSVLFYLGVIQKVVKALAWLLSKSLGISGVESLSIAGNIFLGQTEAPLLIKAYLEKMNKSEILLVMIGGMATVAGAVLAAYIGFLGGDDPALRLVFAKHLLAASVMAAPGAIVVSKILYPQTEKVNMDLTVSTEKIGANILDAIANGTTEGLKLAMNVGAMLLVFVAFIAMINGILGWVGDFTSLNTWIAANSPYDSFSLEAVLGTIFAPLMWLIGVANEDIMLMGQLLGIKLAASEFVGYIQLAELKTMTNSLHFTYNKSVIMATYMLCGFANFASIGIQIGGIGPLAPGQRKTLSEFGMKAVLGGSLASLLSATIAGMILG, encoded by the coding sequence ATGGGTAAGAAAACCAAAAGTTTCCTAATACTTTTATTATTTATCTGTGTCACATCTTATGGGCAAACCGTTGTACCAGCAGATTCTTTGAACAACGTTATAGACACAACTATTATTGATGACATCTCTACACAGGAACCACCTCAATTAATCCCTAATCAAGGGTTTACATTCAATACGTTATGGAGAGGAGTTTTGGGAATGGCCGTATTGATTTTTATATCATTTCTTTTCAGCTCCAACCGAAGGGCCATCAATTGGAAAACAGTGGGGATTGGTCTTGGATTACAATTATTGATAGCTATAGGTGTTCTAAAAGTGCCTTTGGTAAAGTTGATTTTTGAGAAAATTGGAGAAGTATTCGTCAATATTCTCGATTTTACACGAACGGGAAGTAAATTTTTGTTCGAGGGCCTTGTGGTGGATATGGATACCTTTGGATTTATTTTTGCTTTTCAGGTATTGCCGACTATCATCTTCTTTTCGGCATTGACATCCGTGTTGTTCTATTTGGGTGTTATCCAAAAAGTGGTTAAGGCCTTGGCTTGGTTGTTGTCCAAATCCCTTGGTATTTCTGGAGTAGAAAGCCTTTCCATAGCAGGAAATATATTTTTGGGCCAAACAGAAGCACCTCTATTGATTAAGGCCTATTTGGAAAAAATGAACAAGTCCGAAATCCTTTTGGTCATGATTGGTGGTATGGCCACCGTTGCAGGTGCTGTGTTAGCTGCGTACATCGGATTTTTAGGCGGAGATGACCCTGCTTTACGCCTGGTTTTTGCCAAACACCTATTGGCTGCATCGGTAATGGCTGCACCTGGTGCCATTGTAGTTTCCAAAATCTTATATCCCCAGACCGAAAAGGTGAATATGGATTTAACAGTTTCCACAGAAAAAATCGGCGCCAATATTTTAGATGCCATTGCCAATGGAACTACAGAAGGCTTAAAACTAGCCATGAATGTAGGTGCCATGCTCTTGGTTTTTGTTGCTTTTATAGCCATGATCAATGGAATTTTAGGTTGGGTAGGAGATTTCACTTCACTCAACACTTGGATCGCAGCCAATTCACCCTATGACAGTTTCTCACTCGAAGCTGTTTTGGGAACTATTTTTGCTCCGCTTATGTGGCTGATTGGGGTCGCCAATGAGGATATCATGCTCATGGGACAACTACTGGGCATTAAACTTGCGGCCAGTGAATTTGTTGGATATATCCAGTTGGCAGAATTAAAGACCATGACCAATAGTTTACATTTCACCTATAATAAATCCGTTATTATGGCAACTTACATGCTCTGCGGTTTTGCAAATTTCGCATCTATTGGCATTCAAATTGGCGGTATAGGCCCCTTGGCACCTGGTCAGCGCAAGACTTTATCAGAATTTGGAATGAAGGCTGTTTTAGGAGGTTCTTTGGCATCACTCCTATCTGCTACAATAGCCGGAATGATTTTGGGCTAA
- a CDS encoding electron transfer flavoprotein subunit alpha/FixB family protein, translated as MSVLVYTESDKGKFKKNALEVASYAHKVAQELGTNVTAVTINADDDASLGNYGVSKVLKVTNDQLDTFNAKAYANTIAQGAEAEGAKVIIISSSADTKFLGPILTAKLNAGYVPNVVAAPDSTSPFVVKRTAFSNKGFAHTEISSETKIVGVSNNAYGVHENTVSASVESFSPTLGDSDFTTKSIEIDKVVGKATIADADVVVSGGRGLKGPENWGMIEELAEVLGAATACSKPVSDLGWRSHGEHVGQTGKPVASNLYIAIGISGAIQHLAGVSASKTKVVINNDPEAPFFKAADYGIVGDAFEVVPKLIEKLKEFKAQNA; from the coding sequence ATGTCAGTATTAGTTTATACCGAATCCGATAAAGGAAAATTTAAAAAGAATGCGTTAGAAGTAGCTTCTTATGCCCATAAGGTAGCACAAGAACTTGGTACAAACGTTACCGCTGTTACCATCAATGCGGACGACGATGCATCATTGGGTAATTACGGAGTTTCCAAAGTCCTTAAAGTCACCAATGACCAATTGGATACCTTCAATGCAAAGGCTTACGCAAATACTATTGCTCAAGGAGCAGAAGCAGAAGGCGCTAAAGTCATTATTATCAGTTCAAGTGCAGACACAAAGTTTTTAGGACCTATTCTGACTGCAAAATTAAATGCAGGCTATGTACCCAATGTGGTTGCCGCTCCTGATAGCACTTCTCCTTTTGTTGTAAAAAGAACAGCATTTAGTAATAAAGGTTTTGCCCATACCGAAATCTCTTCGGAAACCAAAATTGTTGGAGTTTCTAATAACGCATATGGCGTTCATGAAAATACTGTTTCTGCATCAGTAGAAAGTTTTAGTCCCACCCTTGGTGATTCTGATTTCACTACTAAATCAATTGAAATAGACAAAGTTGTTGGAAAGGCCACTATTGCTGATGCAGATGTGGTTGTTTCAGGAGGTCGAGGACTTAAAGGTCCAGAAAACTGGGGCATGATTGAAGAATTGGCAGAGGTACTTGGTGCTGCCACGGCTTGCTCCAAACCTGTTTCAGATTTAGGATGGCGCTCTCATGGTGAACATGTAGGACAAACAGGTAAACCAGTTGCCAGTAATCTATACATAGCCATTGGTATTTCTGGAGCTATTCAGCATTTAGCTGGAGTAAGCGCTTCTAAAACCAAAGTAGTCATCAACAATGACCCTGAGGCTCCGTTCTTTAAGGCCGCAGATTACGGAATTGTTGGGGATGCCTTTGAAGTCGTGCCTAAACTCATCGAAAAATTAAAGGAATTTAAAGCCCAGAACGCTTAA